One genomic region from Nitrospirota bacterium encodes:
- a CDS encoding nucleoside hydrolase, producing the protein MRCRTSILLCLAVLASCGKQTPQVLLIIDDDVSIGESAQANGSYFLGGFGTGFGEIDGGLEIVYAVNSPGVKLLGVTTVFGNTWVDYAVESSHELLNKMGRKEIPVLRGAESPQDLGRSTEASEFIVRTARENPGEVVLVASGPVTNIATALREDPDLFRRVRSFYYLGGFLDPQRFPFMIDFNTAGDPDAADLVLAEGEGVNLGPDSVTFGAPFRYDDLDYLRGLGTEMSAYLALKIEPWIAAQSLVFGIKGFYPSDMAGLAVVLEPDLAQSVEERGLRVDVEGTPLYNLPKGRVWIVPDSSRAPVRIWQNIRAEEARKRYRERLR; encoded by the coding sequence GTGCGATGTAGGACTTCCATTCTCCTGTGCTTGGCGGTGCTGGCTTCCTGCGGGAAGCAGACGCCGCAGGTCCTTCTGATCATCGACGACGATGTCTCCATCGGCGAGTCGGCCCAGGCGAACGGGTCGTATTTCCTGGGTGGCTTCGGGACGGGCTTCGGGGAGATCGACGGGGGCCTCGAGATCGTCTACGCGGTCAACTCCCCTGGCGTGAAGCTGCTGGGAGTGACCACGGTCTTCGGAAATACCTGGGTGGATTACGCGGTGGAGTCATCGCACGAGCTGCTGAACAAGATGGGCCGGAAAGAGATCCCGGTTCTCCGCGGCGCGGAAAGTCCACAGGACTTGGGCCGCTCGACCGAGGCGTCGGAATTCATTGTCCGCACCGCGCGGGAGAATCCCGGAGAAGTGGTCTTGGTTGCCTCGGGACCCGTGACGAATATCGCCACGGCGCTCCGGGAAGATCCCGATCTGTTTCGGCGAGTCCGAAGTTTCTACTACCTCGGTGGCTTCCTTGATCCTCAGAGATTCCCGTTCATGATCGATTTCAACACGGCGGGTGATCCGGATGCGGCCGACCTCGTGCTGGCCGAAGGAGAGGGGGTCAATCTCGGCCCGGACAGCGTCACGTTCGGCGCCCCGTTCCGATACGATGATTTGGACTATCTGCGTGGCCTCGGCACGGAGATGTCCGCGTATCTGGCACTCAAGATCGAACCCTGGATCGCGGCGCAATCGCTCGTGTTCGGCATCAAGGGGTTCTATCCCTCGGACATGGCCGGACTTGCGGTGGTCTTGGAACCGGATCTAGCCCAGAGCGTGGAGGAGCGGGGTCTTCGTGTGGATGTGGAGGGAACTCCCCTCTACAATCTCCCGAAGGGGCGGGTCTGGATCGTTCCCGATTCCAGCCGCGCTCCCGTGCGGATATGGCAGAACATTCGCGCCGAGGAGGCGCGGAAGAGATATCGAGAGCGGTTGCGTTGA
- the rplM gene encoding 50S ribosomal protein L13 — MKDETAWHLVDADGKVVGRLASRVAQILRGKHKATFSPHLVEGDHVVIVNAEKVRFTGDKWNAKEYRHHSGYPRGYKAVNAETMRKRHPERILLEAVSGMLPKNKLRKVMMSHLKVYAGPSHPHSAQQPKPLAL, encoded by the coding sequence ATGAAGGACGAAACCGCTTGGCACTTGGTCGACGCCGATGGGAAGGTCGTTGGACGGCTGGCTTCTCGCGTCGCCCAAATCTTGCGCGGCAAACACAAGGCCACGTTTTCTCCCCATCTCGTGGAAGGCGACCATGTCGTGATCGTCAATGCCGAGAAGGTGCGATTCACGGGCGACAAGTGGAATGCCAAGGAATACCGGCACCACTCGGGCTATCCGCGTGGGTACAAGGCGGTCAACGCGGAGACGATGAGAAAGCGTCATCCTGAAAGGATCCTTCTGGAGGCGGTGTCCGGCATGCTGCCCAAGAACAAGCTTCGCAAGGTCATGATGTCCCACCTCAAGGTTTACGCCGGCCCGAGCCATCCGCATTCGGCCCAGCAGCCCAAGCCTTTGGCGCTCTGA
- the rpsI gene encoding 30S ribosomal protein S9, which yields MEQTEAAVPERAEPAPGGSVHAVGKRKTAVARVYLIPGKGEIQVNKKPFERYFGTPAAYKSIVHIPFKVTKTENLYDVKVNVRGGGTSAQAQAIRHGIARALTQISDDFHVPLKRAGLLTRDPRMVERKKYGRHKARRGFQWTKR from the coding sequence ATGGAGCAGACGGAAGCGGCGGTTCCAGAGCGCGCTGAGCCGGCGCCGGGAGGGTCCGTTCACGCCGTTGGCAAGCGCAAGACCGCGGTTGCGCGGGTTTACCTCATCCCAGGCAAGGGAGAGATCCAGGTCAACAAGAAACCGTTCGAGCGCTATTTCGGCACACCGGCCGCGTACAAGTCGATTGTGCACATCCCCTTCAAGGTGACCAAGACTGAAAACCTGTACGACGTGAAAGTGAATGTCCGTGGTGGGGGAACCTCGGCCCAAGCGCAGGCCATCCGTCATGGGATTGCGCGCGCTTTGACCCAAATCAGCGATGATTTCCACGTCCCCCTGAAAAGGGCGGGACTCCTCACGCGCGATCCCCGGATGGTCGAGCGCAAGAAATACGGTCGGCACAAGGCCCGGCGCGGCTTCCAGTGGACGAAGCGGTAA
- a CDS encoding N-acetyl-gamma-glutamyl-phosphate reductase has translation MPRGKTAPRTRPKASPVCPKIRVAVCGAAGFTGFELLRILLAHPKAEVTLATSEQDAGKSVSESHPVLRGRTDLRLEHLDLLQQTSRADVFFLALPNGQAMQMAPQLLAAGKKVIDLGADFRIRDLALFRKFYGNHSSPELVRKAVYGLCELHRPRIVQASLVANPGCYATSAILALAPLLEAGVIEGDGITVFAASGVSGAGRRTGDDKSFVAVNEGFHAYNPVTHRHRPEIEQELEAALGKSVHLSFIPHLLPLTRGILATISARSASKSGAAAATEVLEKAYRHSPFIRLRVLETTSPNVLDVQGTNFCDLGVIEDRSSGRLLIFSALDNLIKGASGQAVQNMNLMCGLDETTGLL, from the coding sequence ATGCCTCGCGGTAAGACGGCGCCGCGCACTCGCCCCAAGGCGTCCCCCGTCTGCCCGAAGATCCGCGTGGCGGTTTGCGGGGCGGCGGGCTTCACGGGCTTTGAGCTGCTTCGAATCCTTCTGGCCCACCCGAAGGCCGAAGTGACGCTGGCCACATCCGAGCAGGACGCCGGCAAGTCGGTTTCGGAGAGCCATCCCGTTCTGCGGGGGCGAACGGACCTGCGTCTGGAACACCTCGATTTGCTACAACAGACTTCCCGCGCGGACGTTTTCTTTTTGGCCCTTCCGAACGGGCAGGCGATGCAGATGGCTCCACAGCTTCTGGCAGCGGGAAAGAAGGTCATTGATCTGGGCGCGGATTTCCGGATACGCGATTTGGCGCTCTTTCGTAAATTCTACGGGAACCACTCGTCCCCCGAATTGGTGCGGAAAGCGGTCTACGGGCTGTGTGAGCTGCATCGCCCCCGAATCGTCCAGGCGTCGCTCGTGGCCAATCCGGGGTGCTATGCGACGTCGGCCATCCTGGCCCTCGCGCCTCTATTGGAGGCCGGCGTGATCGAGGGGGACGGGATCACCGTGTTCGCCGCTTCCGGCGTTTCGGGGGCAGGCCGGCGAACGGGGGACGACAAGAGTTTCGTCGCGGTCAACGAAGGATTCCATGCCTACAATCCCGTGACCCATCGGCACCGACCGGAAATTGAGCAGGAGCTCGAAGCGGCCTTGGGCAAGAGCGTGCATTTGTCTTTCATTCCCCACTTGTTGCCCCTCACGCGCGGCATATTGGCGACTATTTCCGCGCGATCCGCCTCGAAGTCCGGCGCCGCCGCGGCCACCGAAGTCTTGGAGAAGGCCTATCGCCATAGCCCGTTCATCCGTCTTCGAGTCCTGGAAACGACCTCTCCCAATGTTCTTGACGTCCAAGGCACGAATTTCTGCGACCTCGGCGTCATCGAGGACCGCAGCTCCGGGCGTCTTCTGATTTTCTCGGCCTTGGACAACCTGATCAAGGGCGCTTCCGGGCAGGCCGTGCAAAACATGAACCTCATGTGCGGCCTCGACGAAACGACCGGCCTGCTGTAG